In Komagataeibacter sucrofermentans DSM 15973, the genomic window GTTTCGCTATCCAGCGGCGATGTGGTGCGCGGGTCGATGACCGTGCAGCCTATGCCCTTTTTGGCCAGCCTGTCGGCAGCCTCGTTAGCCATGCCCACCATGCGGCCAAAGGCCACGATGGTCACGTCATCGCCTTCGCGCGTCAGGTTGGCCTCGCCAAAGGGGATGGCGTAGGACTCATCGGGCACCTCTTCCTCCACGTCATACATCACCTTGTTTTCAAGGAAGATGACCGGATCATCATCGCGTATGGCTGAAATGAGCAGGCCCTTGGCCTCGTAGGGCGAGGACGGAATGACCACCTTCAGCCCCGGAATGTGGGTGAACAGCGGATACAGCGCCTGGCTGTGCTGGGCCGCGGCATTGAAGCCCGCGCCGTACATGGCCCGGATGACCAGCGGCGTGCGCGCCTTGCCGCCAAACATGTAGCGGAACTTGGCCGCCTGGTTCATGATCTGGTCAAGGCAGCACCCCACGAAATCGACAAACATCAGTTCCGCCACCGGGCGCAGGCCGGTCACGGCTGCGCCTGCCGCAGCGCCGATATAGGAGGCCTCGGTAATGGGGGTGTCGAGCACGCGGGTCTCGCCAAACTCCTCGTACAGTCCCTTGGTCACGCCCAGCACGCCGCCCCAGGCATCCTGCGTATTAGCCGAGCCACCACGGCCACCCGCCACGTCCTCGCCCATCAGGATGACGGTGGGGTCGCGGCGCATTTCCTGGCGCAGGGCCTCGTTGATCGCCTGGCGGAAGCTTTTCTTGCTCATTGCTTGTCTCCTTCGCGTTGGGGGGCCGGGTCAGTAGCGCACATACACATCGGCCAGCAGGTCGGCGGACTGGGGTAGCGGGTCATCCTTGGCCTGCAGCACGGCGGCCTCGATCTCGTCGGTTACGGCGGCATCGACCTCATCAAGCACGCTGTCCTCGAACAGGCCCGCCTGCGTCACGCGCTCGCGGAACAGCTTGAGGCAGTCATGGTCGCGCTTGGCCTCGGCCACTTCGCCCGGGGCGCGATAGGTCATGGCATCGCCTTCAAAATGGCCATACCAGCGCTGCAGGTGCACATGCAGCATGATCGGCCCCTTGCCCGCGCGCGCATGGGCAATGGCCTCGCCCGCAGCCTCATGCACCGCGAAGTAGTCCGAGCCATCGCATTCGATATACGGCATGCCAAAACCCGCAGCCCGCGCCTTCTGGGTGCCAGCACAGGCAAAGGAGGCCCCGGTGGCCTCGCCATAACCATTGTCTTCCACCACGAACACGGCGGGGAGCTGCCAGACGGAGGCGAGGTTGAGGCTTTCAAGCGTGGTGCCTTCATTCGAGGCGCCATCGCCATAGAACGCCACTGCCACGCCCCCATCGCGCAGGGTCTTGTGCGAGAGCGCGGCCCCACAGATCAGTGGCGGACCACCACCCACGATGCCATTGGCCCCCAGCATGCCGCAGGCAAGATCGGCTATGTGCATCGAGCCGCCCTTGCCCCGGCACACGCCGGTGCTGCGGCCATAGATCTCGGCCATCATGCCCGCCACTTCAACGCCCTTGGCAATGCAGTGGCCGTGGCCGCGATGGGTGCTGGCGATGGTGTCATTATCGGTCAGGTTGGCGCACACGCCCACGGCGGAGGCTTCCTCGCCGCAATACAGATGCACGAAGCCTGGTATCTCGCCGGTTGCAAATTCGACATGCAGACGCTCTTCAAACATCCGGATGGTGCGCATTGCCCGATACGAGCGCAGCAGCGTTTCACGCGCTATTTGCATGGGTCTTTTCCCTGTTTCTTCCCTGGTCCCGTCACGCATGCCACGCGGCATGCAACCGGGCTGTGGGCAGCACACACGCAAGCCCCCCGTGGGCGCAAGCACGCCGCCCCGGTGCTTCACGCCCATGTGACGGCGGCGGTACGAAGTGTCGCGAAACCGCGCCATGTGGCCGCGTGTTTAGCCGCCACTCCTCCCAATCTTGCAAAGAGACAGCATGCCGCACGGTTCCGGTTTCCCGCCTGCCTTTCCTGCACGGCCTGCCCCCTCCGTTATCGGAACAGGGCTTGAGGCCTCATGGCGGCGCTGCCAGCACGACTACGCGCTTGACCCCAGCACGCCCGCGCTGCCCGATGTGCTGTCGGGCACGGAACTGCGCCATGCCTGCCAGCACGCGGGCCGCATGCTGTATTTTGCGGGGCCGGAAATGACGCGCCTGCACCATGCGCTTGAACCCGTGGGCTACACCGCCCTGCTAGCCGATACCGCGGGCGTGGTACTGGCGCATAACGTGGCGGGGGCCTTGCAGCGCGGCTGCCGCCGGTGGAACCTGTGGCCCGGCGCCGTGTGGCACGAGCGCCATGCGGGCACCAACGGCATTGGTACCTGCCTTGCCGAACAACGCAGCATAAGCGTGCACCGCAATGAACACTGGCGCAGTTTCCTGCATGGGCTGACCGGCATTGCAACGCCGGTCTATGACGCGACGGGCCGCATGGCGGGCGCGCTCAATGCCAGTTCCTACCGCCCCTCGCCCGATGGCAGCCTTGGCGCGCTCATCGCATCAAACCTTCTGCAGGCCGCGCGCCAAATCGAGCAGGCTTTCTTCATGGATCTGTATCGTGGCCATACCATCATGCTGCTTGGCGCAGCACAGGAGGCATCGGCTTCCGTGCCCATGATGGCGCTCAACCGCGAGCGCCACGTAGTGGGTGCCACCCATGCCGCGCGCGCGCAGTTGGGCCTGCCGCCTGCCAGCGATGTCAGCCTGTGCCTGATGGAGGAGACCGCCCCGCGCGCCCCGTTGCGCGAGGCCCAGGCCATGGCCATCCGCACGGCCCTGGCCAGCGCGGGCGGCAAGGTGGCGGTGGCGGCAAGGATGCTGGGCATAAGCCGCTCGACCCTGCACCGTAAACTGCGTGCCTTAGCCGACACGCAGGCGACCATGCGGCCCTGACATTTCCCTACCCCGCACAAGCGACCATCCCGCGCCTTATGCCCTTGCACGCCCCATGCGGGTCCGGGCCAGGGAGACAGCGCGCCACAGCACCATGGCCATCAAGGCCGCCGCGTAGCTGACGCTGGTGGCGTTATAGGTCTTGAACGCCAGTAGAAAATGCACCGCAACCAGCACCGCAACGCCATAAACCAGCCGGTGCAACCGGCCCCAGCGCCGCCCCAGCCTGCGGATGGACCAGTCATTTGATGTGAGCGCGAGGGGCAGCAGCAGCATGAAGGCCGCAAACCCGAGCATGAGGAAGGGCCTGCGCGTGATGTCATGCCACAGCACAGCCAGATTGCCCTGCTGGTCGAGCGCCACGTAAACACTCACATGCATCAGCGCATACCAGAACGCCAGCAGCCCCAGCACGCGACGGTAGCGCAGCAGGCTGATACCGCTCACGACCCGCAGCGGCGTGACCAGCAGGGCCGCAAGCAGGAAGCGCACCGCCCACAGCCCCAGCCACCGCTCGAACACATTGACCGGGTCCGGCCCCAGCCTGTCCTGCGCGCCATACCAGAAATAGAGCGCCGCAGGCAGCAGCCCCACCGCCATCAGCGCCATTTTCTCACCACGCCATGGCAACAGCGTGCGGGTGCGCCCCGCCCCGGTCAGGCGCGGCATGCTCAGTAAAAGCTGCGCAGGTTCATGGTGCCATACAACCCGGCCACCTGCTCGCCATAGCCATTGAACATGAGGGTTTTCTTACGCCCGCCGCCAAAAAATCCGCCCGCGCCGATCACCCGTTCCGAGGCCTGGCTCCAGCGCGGGTGATCCACGTCGGGGTTGACGTTGGCGAAGAAGCCATACTCGGCGGGGTTCATCTGGTTCCATGTCGTGGGTGGCATCCTTTCCACCAGTCTGATGCGGGTAATGGACTTGATGCCCTTGAAGCCATATTTCCACGGCACGACCAGCCTGACCGGCGCGCCGTTCTGGTTGGGCAGGGTCTCGCCATACAGGCCCACGGCCAGCAGGGTGAGCGGGTGCATGGCTTCATCAAGCCGTAACCCCTCCACATACGGCCAGGCCAGGCTGTCGAGCCCACCCGTCTGGCCCGGCATCTCGGCCGGGCGCACGACCGATTCAAACGCGACATAACGCGCGCTGCCCAGCGGCTCGGCCAGAGCGAGCAGGCTGGCCAGCGGAAAGCCATCCCACGGGATGACCATCGACCACGCCTCGACACAGCGCATGCGGTAAAGCCGCTCCTCGATCGGCATAGCGGCGATCAGCGCATCAATGTCCCACACGCGCGGATGGGCCACCAACCCTTCGACCGACACGGTCCACGGCCGCGCATGAAACCGGCCGGAACGGGTTGAAGGATCAGTCTTGTCCAGCCCGAATTCATAGAAGTTGTTATAGTGGGTCACGTCTTGCAGCGGGGTGGGTTTTTCCGCCGCCTGAAAGGGGCCGGGCCGGGTGTGCAGGGGCTCGGCCAGGGCGCGTGGCGCGGCGCCGACCGCCATGCCCAGCGTTGCCCCCGCCAGCAGCCTGCGCCGCGACAGCCAGACCTCGCGCGGCGTAATCTCACCTGATGACAGACGCGGATAGGACCATCGGGCCATGCAGACCTCTCCTCATTGGGTGTTTGCAACACGTCAAACGCATCGCACCCTGCGCGGTATCCCGGCCATGCACAAGACGGGCCGCAGGACACGACCCGCCTGTTGCCTTCAGTCAGTCAGGATCAGGGCGCGGCATGGGCCGTGGCGGGTCGCCTGCGCATTTTTCCAGGCAGGACGGGCACAGGCAGGCTGACCCGGCCTGCGTGGGCACGGGGCGCACCGGCGGCAGCTTCATGCACCAGCAATCGCCATGCGGATCGCACCCGAACGGTGCCTGACAGAGGGCGCAGTAAGCCAGTTTCTCTTCCCCTTCCCCCACCGCGCAGGTTTTGCATGCCACGGACAGCGCCACGCCTGATGGAATATTTGAGTTTTGTGGCCCAAGAGCCATAGCACACCAACCGGGGCCGACAATGAAGAATGGAGAGGTGTTCTGGCCGCCCTCCCTCAACCTGCGCCATGAACTGCAAAAGACCGGTCCTGGCGCTGCTCCTCATCCAGATGGAATTCCACCGGCACGCTCAGCACGACCGGATCGCCTTTGACCTCGGCAGGGGGAACCGGCAGGGGTTCCGCCCGCCTGAGCAGGGCAAGCGTTTCCTCATCCAGCAGCGCATGGCCTGCGCTATGCCCGATGCGGGCCGAAAGGACATGGCCCTGCCGGTCCATGGAGAAATGCAGCACCGCAACGCCTTCCTGCCGCCCGGCCTGCGCTTGGGCGGGGTAGCGTTTGTAATGTTCAAGCCGTGCCAACAGCGCGGCCTGCCAGGTGGGCACGGCATGGGTGGCATGGGCCGGATCAGCCCCCGGCATGGGTGCCGCCTGCATCGCGGCTGGTGGTGCGACAAGGCTCGGCGGTGCCGTTGTTGCCGCGGCGGGGGGCTTACGGTCAGGCGGCGCGTCCCTGACGGGGGGCGTGGGCCGTTTCTTCTTTGGCGGGGGCTTGCGGTCTTCTGCCCGTGGCACGGCAACGGGCGGGTGGAGCGCGGGCGAAGGGGGCGCGCTGATCTCGGGTGGTGGCTGCGGCGTGGGATCAGGCTGCGAGAGAGACTGCATGGGGCCGGGCGGCGCATCGGTGGGGGGCATAGGGGTGGCTACGGGTTCGGGTGCCAGATCAATGGCAATGGCCGCAGGCGGGGCCTCGGGCATGGGCATGACCGTGGGCGGCTGCCGCATCACCCACCACGCAGCACCCGCCAGCGCGCCCAGAACCACCAGCAGCGATGCGCCCCATACCAGCCCGGCACGCCGGTCAGCCCGCCGCAGGCTGGCCGCGTGCCATAGGGCAAAGGAACCTGCGCCGTCATGAGGTAAAAAAACGGCGGGCATCAGGGGGCCACACTCCCCTCACCCGCATTGTGCAGGTTGACCAGGGCAACCTTCAGATAACCCGCGGTGCGAAGCCGGTCCATCACACCCATCAGCGTAGCGTAATCCACGGTTTTATCCGCCCGCAGGAAAATACGCCCGTCATGGTTGCCCTGCGTTGCGCCGGCAAGGGCTGCGGGCAGGCTGTCGGCTGTCACGTCATCCTCGCCCAGCGCCAGCCCGTGATCGGCCTTTATGGTGAGGAACACCGGCGCATCAGGGCGCGGCACGGGCTTTTCGGTCGAGGAAGGCAGATCAACGGGCACATTGACGGTGGTGAGCGGGGCCGTGACCATGAAAATCACGAGCAGCACCAGCATCACGTCAATAAAAGGCGTGACATTGATCTCATGTGCTTCATGCACACTGTCATCATCATGGCGGATACGATGCATTGCCATCACCTGCCCCCCTATTGCGCCGCCGCGCGGGCATCATGCAGGGCGTAGCCGCGCTGCACCATGCTGCCCTGCGCCGCACGCCCCAGATCACGCGAGACAAGGCGCATGACCAGCGCGGTCAGGTCGGCCACCTGCGCCCGGCACCCCGCCGACTGGCGCATGATGTGATTATAGATCACCACCGCCGGAATGGCGGCCACAAGGCCGAGGGCGGTTGCCAGCAGGGCCTCGGCAATGCCAGGAGCCACCACGGCAAGGCTCGTGGCCCTGCTGGCCGCAATGCCGGTAAACGCGGTCATGATGCCCCATACCGTGCCAAACAGCCCGATAAAGGGAGCGGTGGCGCCAATGGTGGCCAGCAGGCCGGTGCCGCGCATGAACCGGCGCCCTTCGGCGGCCTCCAGCCGTTCAAGATGGAGCACTGTGCGTTCCTTCACCCCCTCCGCATCACCCGCGATACCGTGCGAATGGCTGCGTTCGGCCTGCACCGCCACGAGCAGGGTGCGAGCAATGCGGCATGGGGGCGCGCCATCAGTTGCATCCGCCACCGATGCGCATGCCTCCAGCACGGTGGCGGCATTATGTAACTGCCTGCGGGCCAGCAGGAGTTCGACGGTTTTGGCAATCAGGATGGTCCATGTAACGAGGCTGCACGCCACGAGCACGAGCATGACGCCGCGCACCACGGAACCCGCATTCATGAACATCTCCCACGCAGAGAACGTCATGGGCGAAGGAAGGACTGGCGGCATGAATGAATCCTGGCTTTTTACTATATGGATACAATAACGGCATGTGCATTTTCTGTTCAGGCAACGCGATCATTCCTGACACACCCGAACAGCGCAGTTGTGCCCGCATGGGCATGCCGCACCAGCAGATGGCAAATTCCTGCATTTTATGCAAGTGATAATCAATATCATAAATGTTGGCGTGGTGGCCCGCGCCCCGTCCCGCCGCAGCCAGCATTGCTGTACTCCTTTGATAAGACAGGCTGCTTTACGCCACACACTGCTTGCATGACTATATAATTACATATTATTTCATATTTATTATTGATGATATTACGTTGCCCTCAAGCAACACCCAGTTCTGTTCTTTGTTATAATAATGATAATCATTTGCGTTATGTGTTGCGAGCAATTATCAACACCCTGTTTCCGCCATAATAATCAGACAACGCACCCGCCTTCAGGGTGCAGCAGGAGTGGTGAATTGAGCCAGCCAGAACTGTCCCCCACCAGAGCACAAGGGCACGGGCTTCGCGTTGCCGTGGCCCTGGGCATGTCGGTCGGCCTTGGCGCGGGGGCGGATGAAGCCCATGCCGAAGCCCCGCCCGAACCGACCGATACAGCCGACAGCACCATCAAACTCTCTGCCGTGCGCGTGGGCGGCCAGGCCCGCACGGCAGATGCCGGCATTGAAGCAGGCAACACCAACAGCGAGAGCCTGCATATCGCACGCATGCCCACCAGCGTGCGCGATACGCCGCAGACCATTACCGTCGTGCCACAGGAACTGATCAAGCAGCAGCGCGCCTTCACGCTCGACCAGGCGCTGGCCAACGTACCGGGCATCACCCTTTCCACCGGCGAGGGCGCGGGCGGCCTGAATGGCGACCAGTTCCGCATTCGCGGGCTGCAGGCGCGTCAGGATATCTATACTGATGGCCTGCGTGATTTTGGCACCTATACGCGCGATACGTTCAATACCGAGAGCGTTGAAGTCATCAAAGGCCCGTCGGGCGAGTATTTCGGCGCGGGCAATGTAGGCGGCGTCATCAACCAGAGCCAGAAGCACGCCCATGCGGGCAACAGCTACAGCTATGACCAGACTTTTGGCAGCGGGCCGCTTTTTCGTGGCGTGGGCGACATCAACTACCAGATCAATGAGGACATGGCCATTCGCATCAATGGCATGTTCAATAAACAGGATGTGGTTGACCGCGACAACGTGACATCGAACCGCTACGGCGCCGCAGTCGATTTTGGCGTAGGCCTGCGCAGCAAAACATCATGGCACCTGACATGGCAGTGGCTGAACACCAACAGCAAGCCCGATTACGGCGTGAGCATGCTCAATGTGGGCGGCATCTATCGCCCCATTACCGATTATGGCGTGGCGCGCAACACCAGCTACACCCGCAATTTCGACTTTGACCGCTCCAGTATCCACGCCCTCACCTCCGCGCTCAGATCAAACATCACGCGCTGGTTCACGCTCACCAATGACACGCGGCTGAGCCTGTACGAACGTGATTATACCGCCACCACGCCCGCTGCCTGCTCGGGGGCGTGCGCTGCCGCCATCCTGTCGGGTGGCAATTACGCCCTGCCCTATGGCGCGGGCGGCGGTGTGGCTTACCGGCAGCAGGGCTGGGGCGTGCAGAATGTCATCATGGGGCGCGCGCGTTTTGACACCGGCTTTGTCCATCATGACCTCAAGGCGGGAGTGGACATCAACTACACCAGTGATTCACGCTGGCCGGGCAGTTTCACCAACCGCGACAAAAACCAGACCATCCGCAACCCGCAATATGCCTATCCGGGCACGTCGCTCAGCTTTCCCGCATCGGGCTACGGCAATGCCAATGCACGTGACCTGGGGCTGTTCCTCGCCGACCGCATGCAACTGACCCGACAGCTTTCGCTGTTCGGCACGGCGCGGTGGGATTCGTTCAGCAGCACGTATTACAAGCAGTCAAGCGCAAACGACGGCCGCGCCGAGCAGAAATCCGACCGCTGGAGCCCCTCGGGCAGCATCATGTATTCGCCGCTGAAGGACACATCGTTCTACTTCACCTTCGCGCGCTCGTACAAGCCCGTGGGCACCGATGTTTCCTCGCTGGTCACGGTCAAGCCGCAGGTGGGCGACGTGGCGCAGAAGGGCATCAACCTCTCGCCCCAGCGCAGCGACCTGTTCGAGTTTGGCAACAAGTCAGACTTCTTTCACAAGCGGCTGGGCACCACGGTCGCCTTCTTCCAGATCAGCGAGAACAATTCGCGCTATTATGACGTGAATGGCGACATGAAAACCGGCTTTGCCGATTCCGGCAGCGGTCGCCGCATCCGTGGCGTGGAACTCAGCGCGAACGGCAAGATCACGCGCGACTGGCAGGTCTTTGCCTCCTATTCCTACATGGACGGGCACGTGACCCACAGCAACACCGGCGATAACGGCAAAACCGCGCCACAGGTGCCGCACAACAACATGTCGGTGTGGAGTTCGTATGACCTCTCGCGCCTGCTGCTGCGCCCACAGTGGGGTGACCTCAAGATTGGCGGTGGCGCACAGTATTCATCAGGCTACTGGGCCGGGCCGGACACGACCAATACAGCCCGCATGCCCTATACCTTCAACCTCAACGCCATGGTTTCGTGGGATTACAGGCACTACCATGTCTCGTTCAACGCCAACAACATCACCAACCGGCTCAACTATGCCTCCTCGTTCTCCGGGTCGCGGGCGGTGCCTTCGCCGGGGCGTTACTTCCTTGGCAGCATTGGCGTATCATTTTGATACTTCTGCATTATTGAACAGAACAATACCGTTCTGAAATGAACGAAAGCGGACAGGCCGCCCCCAGTAGCCGCCCCATGCCCCAGCAGCCCGGCGTGGTGGAGACGCAGCTCATGCTGGGGCAGATCCACCTTGATCAGGGCCGGATGGATGAAGCCTTCACCATGTTCGAGGCCGCCGCGCGCAGCAACGACCCGCGCGCGGTGAACATGCTCGGCCGCGCGCATGAGCGCGGCTGGGGCACCACGCGCGACCCGGCCACCGCAGCCCTCTATTACACCCATGCGGCGGATAGCGGGTATGGGTGGGCGCTGTTCAATCTGGCTGACCTGTATCTGGCAGGCCAGGGCGTGCGGGCCGATCCGCATCGCGCCCATGTCCTGTATGTAGCCGCCGCCCGGGCGGGAGTCGCCAAGGCCTTGAACATGCTCGGGATCATGGCGGAGCAGCGCATGGTGCCTACTGCCTCGCCTGCAAATGCACCCATGTTCTTTCATGCTGCCGCAGCGGCGGGCGACTGCTGGGGCTGCGTCAACCTCGC contains:
- the msrP gene encoding protein-methionine-sulfoxide reductase catalytic subunit MsrP codes for the protein MARWSYPRLSSGEITPREVWLSRRRLLAGATLGMAVGAAPRALAEPLHTRPGPFQAAEKPTPLQDVTHYNNFYEFGLDKTDPSTRSGRFHARPWTVSVEGLVAHPRVWDIDALIAAMPIEERLYRMRCVEAWSMVIPWDGFPLASLLALAEPLGSARYVAFESVVRPAEMPGQTGGLDSLAWPYVEGLRLDEAMHPLTLLAVGLYGETLPNQNGAPVRLVVPWKYGFKGIKSITRIRLVERMPPTTWNQMNPAEYGFFANVNPDVDHPRWSQASERVIGAGGFFGGGRKKTLMFNGYGEQVAGLYGTMNLRSFY
- the exbD gene encoding TonB system transport protein ExbD; this encodes MHRIRHDDDSVHEAHEINVTPFIDVMLVLLVIFMVTAPLTTVNVPVDLPSSTEKPVPRPDAPVFLTIKADHGLALGEDDVTADSLPAALAGATQGNHDGRIFLRADKTVDYATLMGVMDRLRTAGYLKVALVNLHNAGEGSVAP
- the msrQ gene encoding protein-methionine-sulfoxide reductase heme-binding subunit MsrQ, whose protein sequence is MPRLTGAGRTRTLLPWRGEKMALMAVGLLPAALYFWYGAQDRLGPDPVNVFERWLGLWAVRFLLAALLVTPLRVVSGISLLRYRRVLGLLAFWYALMHVSVYVALDQQGNLAVLWHDITRRPFLMLGFAAFMLLLPLALTSNDWSIRRLGRRWGRLHRLVYGVAVLVAVHFLLAFKTYNATSVSYAAALMAMVLWRAVSLARTRMGRARA
- a CDS encoding alpha-ketoacid dehydrogenase subunit beta, which codes for MSKKSFRQAINEALRQEMRRDPTVILMGEDVAGGRGGSANTQDAWGGVLGVTKGLYEEFGETRVLDTPITEASYIGAAAGAAVTGLRPVAELMFVDFVGCCLDQIMNQAAKFRYMFGGKARTPLVIRAMYGAGFNAAAQHSQALYPLFTHIPGLKVVIPSSPYEAKGLLISAIRDDDPVIFLENKVMYDVEEEVPDESYAIPFGEANLTREGDDVTIVAFGRMVGMANEAADRLAKKGIGCTVIDPRTTSPLDSETILECVADTGRLVIVDESSPRCNMATDIAALVAEEAFDTLRAPIRRVVPPHTPVPFATVLETLYLPSVEKIEAAVTATMNYRVTEKV
- a CDS encoding TonB-dependent siderophore receptor — protein: MSQPELSPTRAQGHGLRVAVALGMSVGLGAGADEAHAEAPPEPTDTADSTIKLSAVRVGGQARTADAGIEAGNTNSESLHIARMPTSVRDTPQTITVVPQELIKQQRAFTLDQALANVPGITLSTGEGAGGLNGDQFRIRGLQARQDIYTDGLRDFGTYTRDTFNTESVEVIKGPSGEYFGAGNVGGVINQSQKHAHAGNSYSYDQTFGSGPLFRGVGDINYQINEDMAIRINGMFNKQDVVDRDNVTSNRYGAAVDFGVGLRSKTSWHLTWQWLNTNSKPDYGVSMLNVGGIYRPITDYGVARNTSYTRNFDFDRSSIHALTSALRSNITRWFTLTNDTRLSLYERDYTATTPAACSGACAAAILSGGNYALPYGAGGGVAYRQQGWGVQNVIMGRARFDTGFVHHDLKAGVDINYTSDSRWPGSFTNRDKNQTIRNPQYAYPGTSLSFPASGYGNANARDLGLFLADRMQLTRQLSLFGTARWDSFSSTYYKQSSANDGRAEQKSDRWSPSGSIMYSPLKDTSFYFTFARSYKPVGTDVSSLVTVKPQVGDVAQKGINLSPQRSDLFEFGNKSDFFHKRLGTTVAFFQISENNSRYYDVNGDMKTGFADSGSGRRIRGVELSANGKITRDWQVFASYSYMDGHVTHSNTGDNGKTAPQVPHNNMSVWSSYDLSRLLLRPQWGDLKIGGGAQYSSGYWAGPDTTNTARMPYTFNLNAMVSWDYRHYHVSFNANNITNRLNYASSFSGSRAVPSPGRYFLGSIGVSF
- a CDS encoding thiamine pyrophosphate-dependent dehydrogenase E1 component subunit alpha translates to MQIARETLLRSYRAMRTIRMFEERLHVEFATGEIPGFVHLYCGEEASAVGVCANLTDNDTIASTHRGHGHCIAKGVEVAGMMAEIYGRSTGVCRGKGGSMHIADLACGMLGANGIVGGGPPLICGAALSHKTLRDGGVAVAFYGDGASNEGTTLESLNLASVWQLPAVFVVEDNGYGEATGASFACAGTQKARAAGFGMPYIECDGSDYFAVHEAAGEAIAHARAGKGPIMLHVHLQRWYGHFEGDAMTYRAPGEVAEAKRDHDCLKLFRERVTQAGLFEDSVLDEVDAAVTDEIEAAVLQAKDDPLPQSADLLADVYVRY
- a CDS encoding tetratricopeptide repeat protein codes for the protein MPQQPGVVETQLMLGQIHLDQGRMDEAFTMFEAAARSNDPRAVNMLGRAHERGWGTTRDPATAALYYTHAADSGYGWALFNLADLYLAGQGVRADPHRAHVLYVAAARAGVAKALNMLGIMAEQRMVPTASPANAPMFFHAAAAAGDCWGCVNLARLHLAAGQTAQAIPWLRKALDHGFGDVFTAIATLLAARPAPLLHPLAREATERMKAGCLPDRLLTPTRSHDT
- a CDS encoding helix-turn-helix domain-containing protein is translated as MPHGSGFPPAFPARPAPSVIGTGLEASWRRCQHDYALDPSTPALPDVLSGTELRHACQHAGRMLYFAGPEMTRLHHALEPVGYTALLADTAGVVLAHNVAGALQRGCRRWNLWPGAVWHERHAGTNGIGTCLAEQRSISVHRNEHWRSFLHGLTGIATPVYDATGRMAGALNASSYRPSPDGSLGALIASNLLQAARQIEQAFFMDLYRGHTIMLLGAAQEASASVPMMALNRERHVVGATHAARAQLGLPPASDVSLCLMEETAPRAPLREAQAMAIRTALASAGGKVAVAARMLGISRSTLHRKLRALADTQATMRP
- a CDS encoding energy transducer TonB — protein: MPAVFLPHDGAGSFALWHAASLRRADRRAGLVWGASLLVVLGALAGAAWWVMRQPPTVMPMPEAPPAAIAIDLAPEPVATPMPPTDAPPGPMQSLSQPDPTPQPPPEISAPPSPALHPPVAVPRAEDRKPPPKKKRPTPPVRDAPPDRKPPAAATTAPPSLVAPPAAMQAAPMPGADPAHATHAVPTWQAALLARLEHYKRYPAQAQAGRQEGVAVLHFSMDRQGHVLSARIGHSAGHALLDEETLALLRRAEPLPVPPAEVKGDPVVLSVPVEFHLDEEQRQDRSFAVHGAG
- the exbB gene encoding tonB-system energizer ExbB, with translation MPPVLPSPMTFSAWEMFMNAGSVVRGVMLVLVACSLVTWTILIAKTVELLLARRQLHNAATVLEACASVADATDGAPPCRIARTLLVAVQAERSHSHGIAGDAEGVKERTVLHLERLEAAEGRRFMRGTGLLATIGATAPFIGLFGTVWGIMTAFTGIAASRATSLAVVAPGIAEALLATALGLVAAIPAVVIYNHIMRQSAGCRAQVADLTALVMRLVSRDLGRAAQGSMVQRGYALHDARAAAQ